One Oncorhynchus keta strain PuntledgeMale-10-30-2019 chromosome 11, Oket_V2, whole genome shotgun sequence DNA window includes the following coding sequences:
- the LOC118390081 gene encoding clathrin heavy chain 1 isoform X2 has protein sequence MAQILPIRFQEHLQLQNLGINPANIGFSTLTMESDKFICIREKVGEQAQVVIIDMADPNTPIRRPISADSAIMNPASKVIALKAAKTLQIFNIEMKSKMKAHTMTDDVTFWKWISLNTVALVTDNAVYHWSMEGDSQPIKVFDRHSSLAGCQIINYRTDAKQRWLLLIGISAQQNRVVGAMQLYSVDRKVSQPIEGHAAGFAQFKMEGNTEESTLFCFAVRGQAGGKLHIIEVGTPATGNQPFPKKAVDVFFPPEAQNDFPVAMQISSKQDVVFLITKYGYIHLYDLETGTCIYMNRISGETIFVTAPHEATAGIIGVNRKGQVLSVCVEEENIIPYITNVLQNPDLALRMAVRNNLAGAEELFARKFNNLFAGGNYSEAAKVAANAPKGILRTPDTIRKFQSVPAQPGQTSPLLQYFGILLDQGQLNKFESLELCRPVLQQGRKQLLEKWLKEDKLECSEELGDLVKSVDPTLALSVYLRANVPNKVIQCFAETGQFPKIVLYAKKVGYTPDWIFLLRNVMRISPEQGLQFSQMLVQDEEPLADITQIVDVFMEYNLIQQCTSFLLDALKNNRPSEGPLQTRLLEMNLMHAPQVADAILGNQMFTNYDRAHIAQLCEKAGLLQRALEHYTDLYDIKRAVVHTHLLNPEWLVNFFGSLSVEDSLECLRAMLSANIRQNLQICVQVASKYHEQLSTNSLTELFESFKSFEGLFYFLGSIVNFSQDLEVHFKYIQAACKTGQIKEVERICRESNCYDPERVKNFLKEAKLTDQLPLIIVCDRFDFVHDLVLYLYRNNLQKYIEIYVQKVNPSRLPVVIGGLLDVDCSEDVIKSLILVVRGQFSTDELVAEVEKRNRLKLLLPWLEARIHEGCEEPATHNALAKIYIDSNNNPERFLRENPYYDSRVVGKYCEKRDPHLACVAYERGQCDQELINVCNENSLFKSLSRYLVRRRDPDLWASVLLESNPFRRPLIDQVVQTALSETQDPEEVSVTVKAFMTADLPNELIELLEKIVLDNSVFSEHRNLQNLLILTAIKADRTRVMEYINRLDNYDAPDIANIAISNELFEEAFAIFRKFDVNTSAVQVLIEHIGNLDRAYEFAERCNEPAVWSQLAKAQLQKGLVKEAIDSYIKADDPSAYMEVVQAADQSGNWEDLVKFLQMARKKARESYVETELIFALAKTNRLAELEEFINGPNNAHIQQVGDRCYDEKMYDAAKLLYNNVSNFGRLASTLVHLGEYQAAVDGARKANSTRTWKEVCFACVDGKEFRLAQMCGLHIVVHADELEELINYYQDRAYFEELITMLEAALGLERAHMGMFTELAILYSKFKPQKMREHLELFWSRVNIPKVLRAAEEAHLWAELVFLYDKYEEFDNAIITMMNHPTDAWKEGQFKDIITKVANVELYYKATQFYLEFKPLLLNDLLIVLSPRLDHSRAVNFFSKVKQLPLVKPYLRSVQNHNNKSVNEALTNLFITEEDYQALRTSIDAYDNFDNISLAQRLEKHELIEFRRIAAYLFKGNNRWKQSVELCKKDKLYKDAMQYASESKDTELAEELLGWFLTEDKKECFAACLFTCYDLLRPDVVLETAWKHNIMDFSMPYFIQVMREYLFKVDKLETSESLRKEEEQATETQPIVYGPDNLVNGTPQLMLTAGPSVPVPPQQAYGYGYQAPAGYPQAPQAQPGFGYGM, from the exons cTCCAGAACTTGGGCATTAACCCAGCCAACATTGGGTTCAGCACCCTGACGATGGAGTCTGATAAGTTCATCTGTATCCGGGAGAAGGTGGGCGAGCAGGCACAGGTGGTGATCATCGACATGGCCGACCCCAACACTCCCATCCGCAGACCAATCTCTGCAGACAGCGCCATCATGAACCCTGCCTCCAAAGTCATTGCACTTAAAG CCGCCAAAACCCTTCAGATCTTTAACATTGAGATGAAGAGCAAGATGAAGGCCCACACCATGACTGATGACGTCACCTTCTGGAAGTGGATCTCCCTGAACACAGTGGCACTTGTGACTGACAATGCTGTCTACCATTGGAGCATGGAGGGGGACTCCCAGCCAATCAAAGTCTTTGACCGGCACTCCAGCCTGGCGGGCTGTCAAATCATCAACTACCGCACTGACGCCAAGCAGAGATGGCTGCTGCTCATTGGCATCTCCGCACAG CAAAACCGTGTGGTGGGTGCCATGCAGCTGTACTCTGTGGACAGAAAGGTGTCACAGCCCATCGAGGGCCATGCCGCAGGCTTCGCACAGTTCAAGATGGAGGGCAACACAGAGGAGTCCACACTGTTCTGCTTTGCTGTGAGAGGACAGGCTGGGGGAAAG TTGCACATCATTGAGGTGGGCACCCCAGCCACAGGGAACCAGCCTTTTCCAAAGAAAGCAGTGGATGTGTTCTTCCCTCCAGAGGCTCAGAATGACTTCCCAGTGGCCATGCAG ATAAGCTCCAAGCAGGATGTGGTGTTCCTCATCACCAAATATGGCTACATCCACCTGTATGACCTGGAGACTGGCACCTGCATCTACATGAACAGGATCAGCGGAGAGACCATCTTTGTTACGGCCCCTCACGAAGCCACTGCCGGCATCATTGGGGTCAACAGGAAAGGACAG gttctgtcagtgtgtgtggaggaggagaACATCATCCCTTACATCACCAATGTGCTGCAGAACCCAGACCTTGCCCTGCGCATGGCCGTCCGTAACAACCTGGCTGGGGCCGAGGAGCTGTTCGCGCGCAagttcaacaacctgtttgccgGCGGAAACTACTCTGAAGCTGCCAAGGTGGCCGCCAACGCACCAAAG GGCATCCTGCGTACTCCAGACACCATCCGTAAGTTCCAGAGTGTGCCAGCCCAGCCGGGCCAGACCTCTCCCCTGCTGCAGTACTTTGGCATCCTGCTGGACCAGGGCCAGCTCAATAAGTTTGAGTCTCTGGAGCTGTGCAGGCCCGTCCTACAGCAGGGACGCAAGCAGCTGCTGGAGAAGTGGCTCAAAGAGGACAAG CTGGAGTGTTCTGAGGAGCTGGGGGACCTGGTGAAGTCAGTGGACCCCACCCTGGCTCTCTCAGTCTACCTGAGGGCCAATGTACCCAACAAGGTCATCCAGTGCTTCGCTGAGACCGGACAGTTCCCCAAGATAGTCCTGTACGCCAAGAAG GTGGGCTACACTCCAGACTGGATCTTCCTGCTGAGGAACGTGATGAGGATCAGTCCAGAACAGGGCCTGCAGTTCTCCCAGATGCTGGTCCAGGACGAGGAGCCTCTGGCTGACATCACACAG ATCGTGGATGTCTTTATGGAGTATAACCTGATCCAGCAGTGTACCTCCTTCCTGTTGGACGCCCTGAAAAACAACAGGCCTTCTGAGGGGCCGCTGCAGACACGCCTTCTGGAGATGAACCTCATGCACGCCCcacag GTTGCTGATGCCATCCTGGGCAACCAGATGTTCACCAACTACGACCGTGCCCACATAGCCCAGCTGTGTGAGAAGGCTGGTCTGCTGCAGAGAGCTTTAGAGCACTACACTGACTTGTACGACATCAAACGGGCCGTGGTGCACACACACCTTCTCAACCCAGAG TGGCTGGTGAACTTCTTTGGCTCCCTCTCAGTGGAGGACTCTCTGGAGTGCCTGAGGGCCATGTTGTCTGCCAACATCCGTCAGAACCTGCAGATCTGTGTCCAGGTGGCTTCCAAGTACCACGAGCAGCTCTCCACCAACTCTCTAACAGAGCTCTTCGAGTCCTTCAAGAGTTTTGAGG GTCTGTTCTACTTCCTGGGTTCCATTGTTAACTTCAGCCAGGACCTAGAGGTCCACTTCAAGTACATCCAGGCAGCCTGCAAGACGGGACAGATCAAAGAggtggagaggatctgcagagagagcAACTGCTACGACCCCGAACGAGTCAAGAACTTCCTCAAG GAGGCCAAGCTGACCGACCAGCTCCCACTCATCATTGTGTGTGACCGCTTCGACTTTGTCCATGACCTGGTCCTCTACCTGTACCGTAACAACCTGCAGAAATACATTGAGATCTATGTGCAGAAA GTGAACCCCAGCCGTCTACCAGTGGTGATTGGAGGGCTTCTGGACGTGGACTGTTCTGAGGACGTCATTAAGAGTCTGATCCTGGTGGTCAGAGGACAGTTCTCCACTGATGAACTGGTGGCTGAGGTGGAGAAGAGGAACCG aCTGAAGCTTCTCCTCCCCTGGCTGGAGGCCCGTATCCATGAGGGCTGTGAGGAGCCCGCTACCCACAATGCCCTGGCCAAGATCTACATCGACAGCAACAACAACCCCGAGCGCTTCCTGCGTGAGAACCCCTACTACGACAGCCGCGTGGTGGGCAAGTACTGCGAGAAGAGGGACCCTCACCTGGCCTGCGTTGCCTACGAGAGAGGACAGTGTGACCAGGAACTCATCAAC GTGTGCAATGAGAACTCCCTGTTCAAGAGTCTGTCTCGCTACCTGGTCCGTCGCAGAGACCCGGACCTGTGGGCCAGCGTGCTGCTGGAGAGCAACCCCTTCAGAAGACCACTCATTGACCAG GTGGTGCAGACAGCCCTGTCTGAGACCCAGGACCCAGAGGAGGTGTCAGTCACAGTAAAGGCCTTCATGACTGCAGACTTGCCCAACGAACTCATTGAGCTGTTGGAGAAGATCGTACTGGATAACTCTGTCTTCAGTGAACACAG AAACCTGCAGAACCTGCTGATCCTGACGGCCATCAAGGCAGACCGGACCCGTGTGATGGAGTACATCAACCGCCTGGACAACTATGACGCCCCAGACATTGCCAACATTGCCATCAGCAACGAGCTCTTCGAGGAGGCATTTGCTATCTTCAGGAAGTTTGACGTCAACACCTCTGCCGTGCAG GTTCTCATTGAGCACATTGGGAACCTGGATCGAGCCTATGAGTTTGCCGAGCGCTGCAACGAGCCAGCTGTGTGGAGCCAGCTGGCCAAGGCTCAGCTGCAGAAGGGCCTGGTCAAGGAGGCTATCGACTCCTACATCAAGGCTGACGACCCTTCTGCCTACATGGAGGTGGTACAGGCCGCTGACCAGAGTG gcaaCTGGGAGGACCTGGTGAAGTTCCTTCAGATGGCCCGTAAGAAGGCCCGGGAGTCCTACGTGGAGACCGAGCTCATCTTCGCCCTGGCCAAGACCAACCGCCTAGCTGAGCTGGAGGAGTTCATCAATGGACCCAACAACGCCCACATCCAACAG GTCGGCGACCGCTGTTACGACGAGAAAATGTACGACGCGGCCAAGTTACTGTACAACAACGTGTCCAACTTTGGCCGTCTGGCGTCCACCCTGGTGCACCTCGGGGAGTACCAGGCGGCTGTGGACGGGGCCCGCAAGGCCAACAGCACTAGGACCTGGAAGGAGGTGTGCTTTGCCTGCGTGGATGGAAAGGAGTTCCGGCTGGCACAGATGTGTGGCCTCCACATCGTGGTGCATGCTGACGAACTGGAGGAGCTTATCAACTACTACCAG gaccGTGCTTACTTTGAGGAGCTGATCACCATGCTGGAGGCAGCCCTGGGGCTGGAACGGGCACACATGGGTATGTTCACCGAGCTGGCCATCCTCTACTCCAAATTCAAACCCCAGAAGATGAGGGAGCACCTGGAGCTCTTCTGGTCCAGAGTCAACATTCCAAAGGTTCTGCGGGCGGCGGAGGAGGCCCACCTGTGGGCGGAGCTGGTGTTTCTGTACGATAAGTACGAGGAGTTTGACAATGCCATCATCACCATGATGAACCACCCCACCGATGCCTGGAAGGAGGGCCAGTTCAAAGACATCATCACCAAG GTGGCCAACGTGGAGCTGTATTACAAAGCAACTCAGTTCTATTTGGAGTTTAAGCCGTTGTTACTGAATGACCTGCTCATAGTGCTGTCCCCCAGACTGGACCACTCCCGTGCTGTCAACTTCTTCAGCAAG gTGAAACAGCTGCCCCTGGTCAAGCCCTACCTGCGCTCTGTACAGAACCACAACAACAAGTCTGTCAATGAAGCACTTACCAACCTCTTCATCACAGAGGAGGACTATCAG GCTCTGAGGACCTCTATAGATGCCTATGACAACTTTGACAACATCTCGCTTGCCCAGCGCTTAGAGAAACACGAGCTGATTGAGTTCAGGAGGATCGCTGCCTACCTCTTCAAGGGAAACAACCGCTGGAAACAGAGTGTGGAGCTCTGCAAGAAGGACAAACTCTACAAG GATGCCATGCAGTACGCGTCAGAGTCCAAGGATACAGAGTTGGCTGAGGAGCTACTGGGCTGGTTCCTGACAGAGGACAAAAAGGAGTGCTTTGCCGCCTGCCTCTTCACCTGTTATGACCTGCTGAGGCCAGACGTGGTGCTGGAGACGGCCTGGAAGCACAACATCATGGACTTCTCCATGCCCTACTTCATCCAGGTCATGAGAGAGTATCTCTTCAAG
- the LOC118390081 gene encoding clathrin heavy chain 1 isoform X4: MAQILPIRFQEHLQLQNLGINPANIGFSTLTMESDKFICIREKVGEQAQVVIIDMADPNTPIRRPISADSAIMNPASKVIALKAAKTLQIFNIEMKSKMKAHTMTDDVTFWKWISLNTVALVTDNAVYHWSMEGDSQPIKVFDRHSSLAGCQIINYRTDAKQRWLLLIGISAQQNRVVGAMQLYSVDRKVSQPIEGHAAGFAQFKMEGNTEESTLFCFAVRGQAGGKLHIIEVGTPATGNQPFPKKAVDVFFPPEAQNDFPVAMQISSKQDVVFLITKYGYIHLYDLETGTCIYMNRISGETIFVTAPHEATAGIIGVNRKGQVLSVCVEEENIIPYITNVLQNPDLALRMAVRNNLAGAEELFARKFNNLFAGGNYSEAAKVAANAPKGILRTPDTIRKFQSVPAQPGQTSPLLQYFGILLDQGQLNKFESLELCRPVLQQGRKQLLEKWLKEDKLECSEELGDLVKSVDPTLALSVYLRANVPNKVIQCFAETGQFPKIVLYAKKVGYTPDWIFLLRNVMRISPEQGLQFSQMLVQDEEPLADITQIVDVFMEYNLIQQCTSFLLDALKNNRPSEGPLQTRLLEMNLMHAPQVADAILGNQMFTNYDRAHIAQLCEKAGLLQRALEHYTDLYDIKRAVVHTHLLNPEWLVNFFGSLSVEDSLECLRAMLSANIRQNLQICVQVASKYHEQLSTNSLTELFESFKSFEGLFYFLGSIVNFSQDLEVHFKYIQAACKTGQIKEVERICRESNCYDPERVKNFLKEAKLTDQLPLIIVCDRFDFVHDLVLYLYRNNLQKYIEIYVQKVNPSRLPVVIGGLLDVDCSEDVIKSLILVVRGQFSTDELVAEVEKRNRLKLLLPWLEARIHEGCEEPATHNALAKIYIDSNNNPERFLRENPYYDSRVVGKYCEKRDPHLACVAYERGQCDQELINVCNENSLFKSLSRYLVRRRDPDLWASVLLESNPFRRPLIDQVVQTALSETQDPEEVSVTVKAFMTADLPNELIELLEKIVLDNSVFSEHRNLQNLLILTAIKADRTRVMEYINRLDNYDAPDIANIAISNELFEEAFAIFRKFDVNTSAVQVLIEHIGNLDRAYEFAERCNEPAVWSQLAKAQLQKGLVKEAIDSYIKADDPSAYMEVVQAADQSGNWEDLVKFLQMARKKARESYVETELIFALAKTNRLAELEEFINGPNNAHIQQVGDRCYDEKMYDAAKLLYNNVSNFGRLASTLVHLGEYQAAVDGARKANSTRTWKEVCFACVDGKEFRLAQMCGLHIVVHADELEELINYYQDRAYFEELITMLEAALGLERAHMGMFTELAILYSKFKPQKMREHLELFWSRVNIPKVLRAAEEAHLWAELVFLYDKYEEFDNAIITMMNHPTDAWKEGQFKDIITKVANVELYYKATQFYLEFKPLLLNDLLIVLSPRLDHSRAVNFFSKVKQLPLVKPYLRSVQNHNNKSVNEALTNLFITEEDYQALRTSIDAYDNFDNISLAQRLEKHELIEFRRIAAYLFKGNNRWKQSVELCKKDKLYKDAMQYASESKDTELAEELLGWFLTEDKKECFAACLFTCYDLLRPDVVLETAWKHNIMDFSMPYFIQVMREYLFKVDKLETSESLRKEEEQATETQPIVYGTPQLMLTAGPSVPVPPQQAYGYGYQAPAGYPQAPQAQPGFGYGM; this comes from the exons cTCCAGAACTTGGGCATTAACCCAGCCAACATTGGGTTCAGCACCCTGACGATGGAGTCTGATAAGTTCATCTGTATCCGGGAGAAGGTGGGCGAGCAGGCACAGGTGGTGATCATCGACATGGCCGACCCCAACACTCCCATCCGCAGACCAATCTCTGCAGACAGCGCCATCATGAACCCTGCCTCCAAAGTCATTGCACTTAAAG CCGCCAAAACCCTTCAGATCTTTAACATTGAGATGAAGAGCAAGATGAAGGCCCACACCATGACTGATGACGTCACCTTCTGGAAGTGGATCTCCCTGAACACAGTGGCACTTGTGACTGACAATGCTGTCTACCATTGGAGCATGGAGGGGGACTCCCAGCCAATCAAAGTCTTTGACCGGCACTCCAGCCTGGCGGGCTGTCAAATCATCAACTACCGCACTGACGCCAAGCAGAGATGGCTGCTGCTCATTGGCATCTCCGCACAG CAAAACCGTGTGGTGGGTGCCATGCAGCTGTACTCTGTGGACAGAAAGGTGTCACAGCCCATCGAGGGCCATGCCGCAGGCTTCGCACAGTTCAAGATGGAGGGCAACACAGAGGAGTCCACACTGTTCTGCTTTGCTGTGAGAGGACAGGCTGGGGGAAAG TTGCACATCATTGAGGTGGGCACCCCAGCCACAGGGAACCAGCCTTTTCCAAAGAAAGCAGTGGATGTGTTCTTCCCTCCAGAGGCTCAGAATGACTTCCCAGTGGCCATGCAG ATAAGCTCCAAGCAGGATGTGGTGTTCCTCATCACCAAATATGGCTACATCCACCTGTATGACCTGGAGACTGGCACCTGCATCTACATGAACAGGATCAGCGGAGAGACCATCTTTGTTACGGCCCCTCACGAAGCCACTGCCGGCATCATTGGGGTCAACAGGAAAGGACAG gttctgtcagtgtgtgtggaggaggagaACATCATCCCTTACATCACCAATGTGCTGCAGAACCCAGACCTTGCCCTGCGCATGGCCGTCCGTAACAACCTGGCTGGGGCCGAGGAGCTGTTCGCGCGCAagttcaacaacctgtttgccgGCGGAAACTACTCTGAAGCTGCCAAGGTGGCCGCCAACGCACCAAAG GGCATCCTGCGTACTCCAGACACCATCCGTAAGTTCCAGAGTGTGCCAGCCCAGCCGGGCCAGACCTCTCCCCTGCTGCAGTACTTTGGCATCCTGCTGGACCAGGGCCAGCTCAATAAGTTTGAGTCTCTGGAGCTGTGCAGGCCCGTCCTACAGCAGGGACGCAAGCAGCTGCTGGAGAAGTGGCTCAAAGAGGACAAG CTGGAGTGTTCTGAGGAGCTGGGGGACCTGGTGAAGTCAGTGGACCCCACCCTGGCTCTCTCAGTCTACCTGAGGGCCAATGTACCCAACAAGGTCATCCAGTGCTTCGCTGAGACCGGACAGTTCCCCAAGATAGTCCTGTACGCCAAGAAG GTGGGCTACACTCCAGACTGGATCTTCCTGCTGAGGAACGTGATGAGGATCAGTCCAGAACAGGGCCTGCAGTTCTCCCAGATGCTGGTCCAGGACGAGGAGCCTCTGGCTGACATCACACAG ATCGTGGATGTCTTTATGGAGTATAACCTGATCCAGCAGTGTACCTCCTTCCTGTTGGACGCCCTGAAAAACAACAGGCCTTCTGAGGGGCCGCTGCAGACACGCCTTCTGGAGATGAACCTCATGCACGCCCcacag GTTGCTGATGCCATCCTGGGCAACCAGATGTTCACCAACTACGACCGTGCCCACATAGCCCAGCTGTGTGAGAAGGCTGGTCTGCTGCAGAGAGCTTTAGAGCACTACACTGACTTGTACGACATCAAACGGGCCGTGGTGCACACACACCTTCTCAACCCAGAG TGGCTGGTGAACTTCTTTGGCTCCCTCTCAGTGGAGGACTCTCTGGAGTGCCTGAGGGCCATGTTGTCTGCCAACATCCGTCAGAACCTGCAGATCTGTGTCCAGGTGGCTTCCAAGTACCACGAGCAGCTCTCCACCAACTCTCTAACAGAGCTCTTCGAGTCCTTCAAGAGTTTTGAGG GTCTGTTCTACTTCCTGGGTTCCATTGTTAACTTCAGCCAGGACCTAGAGGTCCACTTCAAGTACATCCAGGCAGCCTGCAAGACGGGACAGATCAAAGAggtggagaggatctgcagagagagcAACTGCTACGACCCCGAACGAGTCAAGAACTTCCTCAAG GAGGCCAAGCTGACCGACCAGCTCCCACTCATCATTGTGTGTGACCGCTTCGACTTTGTCCATGACCTGGTCCTCTACCTGTACCGTAACAACCTGCAGAAATACATTGAGATCTATGTGCAGAAA GTGAACCCCAGCCGTCTACCAGTGGTGATTGGAGGGCTTCTGGACGTGGACTGTTCTGAGGACGTCATTAAGAGTCTGATCCTGGTGGTCAGAGGACAGTTCTCCACTGATGAACTGGTGGCTGAGGTGGAGAAGAGGAACCG aCTGAAGCTTCTCCTCCCCTGGCTGGAGGCCCGTATCCATGAGGGCTGTGAGGAGCCCGCTACCCACAATGCCCTGGCCAAGATCTACATCGACAGCAACAACAACCCCGAGCGCTTCCTGCGTGAGAACCCCTACTACGACAGCCGCGTGGTGGGCAAGTACTGCGAGAAGAGGGACCCTCACCTGGCCTGCGTTGCCTACGAGAGAGGACAGTGTGACCAGGAACTCATCAAC GTGTGCAATGAGAACTCCCTGTTCAAGAGTCTGTCTCGCTACCTGGTCCGTCGCAGAGACCCGGACCTGTGGGCCAGCGTGCTGCTGGAGAGCAACCCCTTCAGAAGACCACTCATTGACCAG GTGGTGCAGACAGCCCTGTCTGAGACCCAGGACCCAGAGGAGGTGTCAGTCACAGTAAAGGCCTTCATGACTGCAGACTTGCCCAACGAACTCATTGAGCTGTTGGAGAAGATCGTACTGGATAACTCTGTCTTCAGTGAACACAG AAACCTGCAGAACCTGCTGATCCTGACGGCCATCAAGGCAGACCGGACCCGTGTGATGGAGTACATCAACCGCCTGGACAACTATGACGCCCCAGACATTGCCAACATTGCCATCAGCAACGAGCTCTTCGAGGAGGCATTTGCTATCTTCAGGAAGTTTGACGTCAACACCTCTGCCGTGCAG GTTCTCATTGAGCACATTGGGAACCTGGATCGAGCCTATGAGTTTGCCGAGCGCTGCAACGAGCCAGCTGTGTGGAGCCAGCTGGCCAAGGCTCAGCTGCAGAAGGGCCTGGTCAAGGAGGCTATCGACTCCTACATCAAGGCTGACGACCCTTCTGCCTACATGGAGGTGGTACAGGCCGCTGACCAGAGTG gcaaCTGGGAGGACCTGGTGAAGTTCCTTCAGATGGCCCGTAAGAAGGCCCGGGAGTCCTACGTGGAGACCGAGCTCATCTTCGCCCTGGCCAAGACCAACCGCCTAGCTGAGCTGGAGGAGTTCATCAATGGACCCAACAACGCCCACATCCAACAG GTCGGCGACCGCTGTTACGACGAGAAAATGTACGACGCGGCCAAGTTACTGTACAACAACGTGTCCAACTTTGGCCGTCTGGCGTCCACCCTGGTGCACCTCGGGGAGTACCAGGCGGCTGTGGACGGGGCCCGCAAGGCCAACAGCACTAGGACCTGGAAGGAGGTGTGCTTTGCCTGCGTGGATGGAAAGGAGTTCCGGCTGGCACAGATGTGTGGCCTCCACATCGTGGTGCATGCTGACGAACTGGAGGAGCTTATCAACTACTACCAG gaccGTGCTTACTTTGAGGAGCTGATCACCATGCTGGAGGCAGCCCTGGGGCTGGAACGGGCACACATGGGTATGTTCACCGAGCTGGCCATCCTCTACTCCAAATTCAAACCCCAGAAGATGAGGGAGCACCTGGAGCTCTTCTGGTCCAGAGTCAACATTCCAAAGGTTCTGCGGGCGGCGGAGGAGGCCCACCTGTGGGCGGAGCTGGTGTTTCTGTACGATAAGTACGAGGAGTTTGACAATGCCATCATCACCATGATGAACCACCCCACCGATGCCTGGAAGGAGGGCCAGTTCAAAGACATCATCACCAAG GTGGCCAACGTGGAGCTGTATTACAAAGCAACTCAGTTCTATTTGGAGTTTAAGCCGTTGTTACTGAATGACCTGCTCATAGTGCTGTCCCCCAGACTGGACCACTCCCGTGCTGTCAACTTCTTCAGCAAG gTGAAACAGCTGCCCCTGGTCAAGCCCTACCTGCGCTCTGTACAGAACCACAACAACAAGTCTGTCAATGAAGCACTTACCAACCTCTTCATCACAGAGGAGGACTATCAG GCTCTGAGGACCTCTATAGATGCCTATGACAACTTTGACAACATCTCGCTTGCCCAGCGCTTAGAGAAACACGAGCTGATTGAGTTCAGGAGGATCGCTGCCTACCTCTTCAAGGGAAACAACCGCTGGAAACAGAGTGTGGAGCTCTGCAAGAAGGACAAACTCTACAAG GATGCCATGCAGTACGCGTCAGAGTCCAAGGATACAGAGTTGGCTGAGGAGCTACTGGGCTGGTTCCTGACAGAGGACAAAAAGGAGTGCTTTGCCGCCTGCCTCTTCACCTGTTATGACCTGCTGAGGCCAGACGTGGTGCTGGAGACGGCCTGGAAGCACAACATCATGGACTTCTCCATGCCCTACTTCATCCAGGTCATGAGAGAGTATCTCTTCAAG